One Brevibacillus choshinensis genomic window carries:
- a CDS encoding pilus assembly protein translates to MTWITSYAKRFWREDDGVTIVEMVIIVAVILILIIPTLASLGEAEDAKLKELQEKISK, encoded by the coding sequence ATGACATGGATCACAAGCTATGCCAAGCGGTTTTGGAGAGAGGACGACGGTGTGACGATCGTAGAGATGGTGATCATTGTAGCGGTTATCCTCATTTTGATTATTCCTACCCTGGCATCATTAGGCGAAGCAGAGGATGCCAAGCTAAAAGAGCTACAAGAAAAAATCAGCAAATGA
- a CDS encoding A24 family peptidase → MNHAVLLTVLAIAACFDWRQRKVPNALTLPAMAVGLWYQYQTGTAWTAWGGLGGAFLLTFGPVACKGMGMGDQKLLMAVGAWSSWTVVFSLFLYAILLCVLTTFFVPRTWSRLRANLLTLATGWKAHREMWLPEREQSAYSLPFGVFLLAAYGILHFQSAAGSIV, encoded by the coding sequence ATGAACCATGCAGTCTTGCTTACGGTGCTGGCGATTGCGGCTTGCTTTGATTGGCGTCAACGAAAGGTTCCAAATGCACTGACTTTGCCAGCGATGGCTGTTGGCTTGTGGTACCAATACCAGACAGGAACAGCATGGACCGCCTGGGGAGGACTAGGAGGGGCGTTTCTTCTCACGTTCGGACCAGTGGCGTGTAAAGGAATGGGAATGGGGGACCAAAAGCTTCTCATGGCAGTAGGAGCGTGGAGCAGCTGGACAGTTGTTTTTTCCTTATTTCTGTATGCGATCTTGCTATGTGTATTGACGACGTTTTTCGTTCCTCGTACATGGTCGCGCTTGCGAGCCAACCTGTTAACGCTCGCTACGGGGTGGAAGGCTCATCGGGAAATGTGGCTTCCCGAACGTGAACAGTCTGCCTATTCCTTGCCTTTTGGTGTGTTTTTGTTAGCGGCATATGGCATTTTGCATTTCCAATCAGCTGCAGGTTCCATCGTATGA
- a CDS encoding TadE/TadG family type IV pilus assembly protein produces the protein MRRRLRQIIAIFIHEERGSQMLEFILVFPLVWLLIVFSFDQFSILYNKQKALAAAYAAGRIAAVQPNYGLAVYHARERGEAELRDGVGVADQAIRIEIKGGGWKKGNHILSEATLSFYLLASGEKVELTESYYMMIENAEE, from the coding sequence ATGAGACGGAGATTACGCCAAATCATTGCGATCTTTATCCATGAGGAAAGAGGCAGCCAAATGCTCGAGTTTATTTTGGTCTTTCCTCTGGTTTGGTTGCTGATCGTGTTTTCCTTTGATCAATTCAGCATTTTGTATAACAAGCAAAAGGCTTTGGCTGCCGCTTATGCAGCCGGCCGGATCGCCGCCGTTCAACCTAATTACGGTTTGGCTGTTTACCATGCGAGAGAGCGCGGCGAGGCAGAGCTCCGGGATGGAGTGGGGGTAGCCGATCAAGCAATCCGGATTGAGATCAAAGGAGGGGGATGGAAAAAGGGAAATCATATACTTTCGGAAGCGACCCTATCGTTTTATTTGTTGGCCTCCGGGGAAAAAGTGGAGCTCACAGAAAGCTATTATATGATGATTGAAAATGCGGAGGAGTAA
- a CDS encoding SAF domain-containing protein has protein sequence MKKQTLFLICLISFLLAGSSFYAATQYIDAMAAERLFAPVVKVAQGKEIAPFEPITREDVVLISEEVDEILPGSARDLESVIGRRSVQTIYEGEQLLTAKLTDTQLLPEKGQARYEFPLMYIQPLTELRKGDHVKIWVKYKPLTELQGLPDPVQFTKTNDTAEFLFESQLASVRDSNGVEIYTLKPSLVPSPDHMDAVFNGSREKPMQNGEKRYRDYRVQPTALPAFVGFNLTDQQYVKLSEAMSYGMLQVGHVMATKEQAS, from the coding sequence ATGAAAAAGCAAACCTTGTTTCTGATTTGCCTGATTTCCTTTTTGTTGGCGGGTTCGTCATTTTACGCTGCGACACAATATATCGATGCGATGGCTGCTGAACGCTTGTTTGCACCTGTCGTGAAAGTGGCACAGGGCAAGGAAATAGCTCCATTTGAGCCCATTACTCGAGAAGACGTGGTGCTTATTTCGGAGGAAGTGGACGAGATTCTTCCTGGGTCAGCTCGTGATCTGGAGAGTGTGATTGGCAGGAGAAGCGTTCAGACCATCTATGAAGGGGAGCAACTGCTGACGGCAAAATTGACGGATACACAGCTGCTCCCCGAAAAAGGACAAGCAAGATATGAGTTCCCCTTGATGTACATTCAGCCGCTCACAGAATTACGGAAAGGAGATCACGTGAAAATTTGGGTTAAGTACAAGCCCCTGACGGAATTGCAGGGTCTCCCGGATCCCGTTCAATTTACAAAAACAAATGACACAGCTGAATTCTTGTTTGAAAGTCAGTTGGCCAGTGTGAGAGATAGCAACGGCGTAGAAATCTATACCTTGAAGCCAAGCTTGGTTCCATCGCCTGATCACATGGATGCTGTATTTAACGGTTCTCGTGAAAAACCGATGCAAAATGGCGAAAAACGATATCGGGATTATCGGGTGCAGCCGACAGCGTTGCCTGCGTTTGTGGGATTCAATCTGACTGATCAACAGTACGTCAAACTTTCCGAGGCGATGTCCTATGGAATGCTGCAGGTCGGGCACGTCATGGCAACAAAGGAGCAAGCTTCATGA
- a CDS encoding ATPase, T2SS/T4P/T4SS family produces the protein MRSVEQSWTASRLREVEDLKQAARDYLNHFGTSREEKLEMQKILSSAEQGNRDSLNHIILRLQHYFEEIVRRPVTEEILPHVNSYEGLAFATYGWGILNAVLHLSPWVEEVRISANRQVAYIEHGAKKSLSYTPSWREVETLQQKLTNAAGLSFNEKKPRLSGYLDALKARLTMFTFPYSRVPTILVRRFTTPSFSLDSLRMQNQPTFDERVQLLLEQQVHGRGNVLVIGPMAAGKTTLMLCMLKLKDPRTEYVTIFESEHEMRFGDVWDGEVIELQNVEEIGIELAHCFKDMYRSTANTILIGEIREPIEAYHFINAGVRGTDATIGAMHERFPHKALQDLTDLVYQYGGRSIELTQERISRAVNFVNSLTYRNNGHRFIDAIHVTEWNETFGRVESIPLVCRNMLTGEYEWTGKQIAPHLIEYMCHVGKADIDVLRELRLTDIGRTL, from the coding sequence ATGCGTTCCGTTGAGCAATCTTGGACAGCGTCTCGATTGCGGGAGGTAGAAGATCTCAAACAGGCGGCCAGAGACTACCTCAACCATTTTGGCACCTCCAGAGAAGAAAAACTGGAGATGCAAAAAATTCTGTCATCTGCGGAGCAAGGAAACCGTGATAGCCTAAATCACATTATCCTTCGCTTGCAGCATTACTTCGAAGAGATCGTGAGGCGCCCGGTAACGGAAGAGATCCTACCTCACGTAAATAGCTACGAGGGTCTTGCCTTTGCTACCTATGGATGGGGGATTCTCAACGCTGTACTACATTTGTCACCTTGGGTGGAAGAGGTGCGCATTTCGGCCAACCGGCAAGTAGCCTACATCGAACACGGCGCAAAAAAGTCTCTTTCCTATACGCCCTCATGGCGGGAAGTGGAAACCCTTCAACAGAAGCTGACCAATGCCGCAGGACTCTCCTTTAATGAGAAAAAGCCTCGTTTGAGTGGATATCTTGATGCGTTAAAAGCCCGTTTGACTATGTTTACCTTTCCCTACTCGCGCGTACCGACGATTTTGGTTCGCAGGTTTACGACGCCGTCCTTTTCCCTAGATAGTCTGCGCATGCAAAACCAGCCTACCTTCGATGAAAGAGTTCAACTACTGCTGGAGCAGCAAGTGCACGGACGCGGCAACGTTCTAGTGATTGGCCCGATGGCAGCGGGGAAAACGACGCTGATGCTGTGCATGCTGAAGCTGAAGGACCCGCGGACAGAATACGTGACCATTTTTGAAAGCGAGCATGAGATGAGATTTGGAGATGTATGGGATGGCGAGGTTATTGAGCTGCAAAACGTAGAGGAAATCGGGATAGAGTTGGCACATTGCTTCAAAGACATGTATCGCTCTACAGCCAATACGATCCTCATTGGAGAGATACGAGAGCCTATTGAAGCCTATCATTTCATTAACGCTGGAGTCAGAGGTACTGATGCCACGATCGGGGCCATGCACGAGCGCTTTCCTCATAAGGCACTGCAGGATTTGACAGACCTAGTCTACCAGTACGGGGGGCGCAGCATCGAGCTGACTCAGGAGAGGATCAGCAGAGCCGTCAACTTCGTGAATTCCCTGACCTATCGCAATAACGGGCATCGATTCATCGACGCGATTCATGTTACAGAATGGAACGAGACCTTTGGCAGAGTGGAATCGATTCCGCTTGTCTGCCGCAATATGCTGACGGGTGAATACGAATGGACGGGCAAGCAAATCGCTCCTCATTTGATTGAATACATGTGTCATGTAGGGAAGGCGGATATTGACGTGTTAAGAGAGCTACGTTTGACGGACATAGGCAGAACGCTATGA
- a CDS encoding type II secretion system F family protein — translation MNYLLLVPLFLCLFSGFLFLGLHLYKRWSAPKVFFPRTVEVWREKFLKHATRRKLYNRYGRWCQIGGGSPEAHLLVSLIGAVAGFASGLLLGNIVVSLSLFLLFLMLPTLLLYARFTVRINKKISSFCRFVELFARYYNSRKNIILTFREMIGECPKELLPDLLLVNNSLADGGDPVLAVEQFAERLDHPWAFDFATYIASGLEGETEDIQAPLNRLTNEMFVQQDEKEERDSEIYSIWISLLVVIAICICLIPYNQGLLKDSYRLYFYTPDGQAILALAVTVWSFSIVLAFIWGRRYR, via the coding sequence ATGAACTATTTATTGCTAGTTCCCTTATTTTTGTGCCTCTTTAGCGGCTTTCTGTTTCTAGGTCTTCATCTATACAAGCGTTGGTCTGCACCGAAAGTGTTCTTTCCACGGACGGTTGAAGTGTGGCGGGAGAAATTTCTGAAGCATGCGACTCGCCGAAAGCTCTACAACCGCTATGGCAGATGGTGCCAGATTGGGGGCGGTTCGCCGGAAGCTCATCTGCTCGTTTCACTCATTGGAGCGGTGGCAGGTTTTGCTTCCGGGCTCCTTTTAGGAAACATCGTTGTTTCGCTCTCGCTATTTCTTTTATTTCTCATGCTCCCGACATTACTGCTCTACGCTCGCTTTACCGTTCGCATCAACAAGAAAATCAGTTCATTCTGCCGTTTCGTTGAATTGTTTGCTCGCTATTACAATAGTCGTAAAAATATTATCCTGACCTTTCGTGAAATGATAGGAGAGTGTCCCAAAGAATTGCTGCCAGACCTGTTGCTCGTGAATAACAGCTTGGCTGATGGAGGTGATCCAGTCCTGGCTGTCGAGCAGTTTGCGGAAAGGCTCGACCATCCTTGGGCCTTCGATTTTGCTACGTATATTGCGAGCGGACTGGAAGGGGAAACCGAAGACATACAGGCGCCTCTCAACAGGCTTACCAATGAGATGTTTGTCCAGCAGGATGAAAAGGAAGAGCGTGACAGTGAAATTTATTCGATCTGGATCAGTTTGCTGGTGGTTATCGCCATCTGCATTTGTCTGATTCCATACAACCAGGGCTTACTGAAAGATTCCTATCGGCTGTATTTCTACACACCGGATGGGCAAGCGATCCTCGCGCTGGCTGTCACGGTATGGTCGTTTTCGATAGTATTGGCATTCATCTGGGGAAGGAGATATCGCTGA
- a CDS encoding DUF3870 domain-containing protein, whose protein sequence is MFDKDTIYIVGDAQSSSNNPITQQFSAFFIGLVVDTSNDKIVDAACSSTVQLTSDFARSIFIGHSILASDEIGEEIRYRYFGSSQKTLIAAFKDAQKKYKQAISVRTKTEVR, encoded by the coding sequence GTGTTTGACAAAGATACCATTTATATCGTTGGCGATGCTCAGTCTTCTTCCAACAATCCGATCACACAGCAGTTCAGCGCATTTTTTATTGGATTGGTTGTCGATACGTCAAATGACAAGATCGTCGATGCAGCCTGTTCTTCTACAGTTCAGCTGACATCTGATTTCGCCAGATCTATTTTTATTGGCCACTCGATTCTGGCATCTGATGAGATTGGAGAAGAAATTCGTTATCGGTATTTTGGATCTTCCCAAAAGACATTGATTGCAGCGTTTAAAGACGCACAAAAGAAGTACAAACAGGCTATTTCCGTCCGAACCAAGACAGAGGTGCGGTAA
- a CDS encoding ABC transporter permease, protein MLSFVFRRFISMLVTLWLIITLTFFLMHAVPGSPFEKDGKGLNEAVAANLNAYYNLDKPLIVQYGLYLKQLVQFDLGPSIANSSDTVNKMIARGFPVSFQLGVVAILFAIITGIALGVIAALRHNRLIDYLAMIIAVVGISVPSFVVASLLIKYLAVEWKLLPTATWGTWQHVIMPALALAFGPIAIIARLTRTNMLEVLTQEYIETARAKGLSPATIVFKHALRNAILPVVTLLGALIANVLTGSFVIEKIFAIPGMGKYFVAGINNRDYSVIMGTTVFYSALLIFMMFVVDVLYGIIDPRIKFHGKESEG, encoded by the coding sequence TTGCTATCATTTGTTTTTCGCAGATTTATCTCCATGCTCGTTACTCTTTGGCTCATCATTACCCTGACCTTCTTCCTCATGCATGCGGTACCTGGATCTCCTTTTGAAAAGGATGGGAAAGGGCTGAATGAGGCAGTGGCAGCCAACCTGAATGCCTACTACAACCTGGATAAGCCTCTCATTGTCCAGTATGGGTTGTATCTCAAGCAGCTCGTTCAATTCGATCTGGGACCGTCTATCGCGAACAGCTCGGATACGGTAAACAAAATGATAGCCCGCGGATTTCCAGTCTCGTTTCAGCTCGGGGTTGTCGCCATTCTCTTTGCGATCATAACAGGGATTGCGCTCGGTGTGATCGCTGCATTGCGGCATAACCGGCTGATTGACTACCTCGCAATGATCATCGCCGTTGTCGGGATATCGGTTCCGAGCTTTGTCGTCGCTTCTCTTTTGATCAAATATTTGGCGGTGGAGTGGAAGCTGTTGCCGACAGCCACTTGGGGTACCTGGCAGCACGTGATCATGCCCGCGCTTGCTCTGGCATTCGGCCCGATTGCCATCATTGCCCGCCTCACCCGTACGAACATGCTGGAGGTATTGACCCAGGAGTACATCGAAACCGCACGGGCAAAAGGCTTGTCACCCGCGACGATTGTATTCAAGCACGCCTTGCGCAATGCGATTTTGCCAGTTGTGACTCTGCTTGGGGCGCTCATTGCGAACGTACTGACGGGTAGCTTTGTTATCGAAAAGATCTTTGCGATTCCGGGTATGGGCAAGTACTTTGTGGCGGGGATCAACAACCGCGATTATTCCGTCATTATGGGAACCACCGTTTTCTACAGTGCCTTGCTCATTTTCATGATGTTCGTCGTGGATGTCCTGTACGGCATCATTGATCCGCGAATCAAGTTCCACGGAAAGGAGAGCGAAGGATGA
- a CDS encoding ABC transporter permease — MIVSDELFVPMRKDSSNTEAIVRPQLTYWQGAWLRLRGNKLALAGLVIIILLGAMALVGPMISGHDYAKQSIITKNKGPSDTYWFGTDEFGRDVFTRVWYGARISLFVGLMAALIDFFIGVLYGGISGYMGGRVDNIMMRFIDILYGLPYLLVVILLMVVMGPGLLTIIVALSATGWIGMARTIRGQVLQMKNSEYVLAAKTMGAKPFYIIRKHLLPNTIGIIIVYVTLSVPTAIFSEAFLSFLGLGVQAPQASWGVMANDGLSTILSGHWWRLFFPAFFISLTMLAFNVLGDGLRDAFDPKSGR, encoded by the coding sequence ATGATTGTTTCTGATGAATTGTTTGTCCCGATGAGAAAAGACAGCTCCAATACGGAAGCGATTGTACGACCTCAACTGACCTATTGGCAGGGAGCGTGGCTCCGGCTCCGCGGCAACAAACTGGCGCTGGCAGGACTCGTCATCATTATTTTGCTGGGTGCTATGGCGCTTGTCGGTCCGATGATTTCCGGTCATGACTATGCCAAGCAGTCCATCATCACCAAAAACAAAGGACCTTCCGATACGTACTGGTTTGGGACCGATGAATTTGGTCGTGATGTCTTTACACGCGTATGGTACGGTGCGCGCATTTCTCTATTCGTAGGCCTGATGGCTGCACTGATCGATTTCTTTATTGGTGTCTTGTACGGAGGGATTTCCGGTTACATGGGTGGCCGGGTAGACAATATCATGATGCGATTCATTGATATTTTGTACGGTCTTCCTTATCTGCTTGTCGTCATTTTGCTGATGGTCGTGATGGGACCTGGGCTATTGACCATTATCGTTGCTCTCAGTGCGACGGGATGGATCGGTATGGCCCGCACGATTCGCGGTCAGGTGCTGCAAATGAAAAACTCGGAGTACGTGCTGGCTGCAAAGACCATGGGAGCAAAGCCTTTCTACATCATTCGCAAGCATTTGCTGCCAAACACGATCGGGATCATCATCGTGTACGTGACTCTGTCAGTTCCTACTGCCATTTTCTCGGAAGCCTTTCTCAGCTTCCTCGGTCTCGGGGTTCAGGCTCCGCAAGCGAGCTGGGGCGTAATGGCCAACGACGGGCTGTCGACCATTTTGTCGGGTCACTGGTGGAGACTCTTCTTCCCGGCTTTCTTCATATCCTTGACGATGCTTGCGTTCAACGTTCTCGGTGACGGTTTGCGGGATGCGTTCGATCCGAAGTCAGGGAGGTAG
- a CDS encoding ABC transporter ATP-binding protein encodes MEKRETLLEVNGLRVVFKTHGGEVNAVRDVTFSLKKGETLAIVGESGCGKSVTAKSIMRLVPEHIGKIAGGSILFKGKDLAKLPEKEMREMRGSEISMIFQDAMTSLNPTISIGEQIMEGIIRHQKVSKAEAKRQAIEILHLVGIANPESRLKQYLHQFSGGMRQRIMIAIALVCKPSILIADEPTTALDVTIQAQIIDLFKSIQEKTGVSIIIITHDLGVVAKIADRVNVMYAGKVVESGPVSDIFYNPQHPYTKGLLASMPRLDADRAIPLSPIPGTPPDLFAPPPGCAFAARCDYALEVCRNYQPAETNVHGSHAVSCWLQDPRAKKMLAAMQAPTGT; translated from the coding sequence ATGGAAAAGCGGGAAACATTGCTGGAAGTAAACGGATTGCGCGTGGTATTCAAAACACACGGTGGGGAAGTCAATGCGGTCAGGGATGTCACCTTCTCCTTGAAAAAAGGGGAGACACTCGCAATCGTTGGTGAGTCTGGCTGTGGGAAGAGCGTCACCGCCAAGAGCATTATGAGGCTGGTGCCTGAGCATATCGGAAAAATCGCAGGAGGAAGCATCCTCTTCAAGGGAAAAGATTTGGCGAAGCTGCCTGAAAAGGAAATGCGGGAAATGCGCGGCTCCGAGATCTCGATGATCTTTCAGGATGCGATGACATCGTTGAACCCGACGATCTCCATCGGAGAGCAGATCATGGAGGGTATTATCCGGCATCAAAAGGTCTCCAAGGCGGAAGCCAAACGACAAGCCATCGAAATCTTGCATCTGGTGGGAATCGCGAATCCAGAGAGCCGATTGAAACAATATTTGCATCAATTCAGCGGCGGGATGCGGCAGCGGATTATGATTGCGATCGCACTGGTGTGCAAGCCGTCCATTCTGATCGCCGATGAGCCGACTACAGCGCTGGATGTGACGATTCAGGCCCAAATAATCGACTTGTTCAAAAGCATTCAAGAAAAGACGGGTGTCTCGATCATCATCATCACGCATGACTTGGGGGTAGTAGCCAAGATTGCGGACCGAGTCAACGTCATGTACGCCGGTAAAGTGGTGGAGTCCGGTCCGGTGAGTGACATTTTCTACAATCCGCAGCACCCCTACACAAAAGGATTGCTCGCTTCCATGCCGCGACTGGATGCGGATCGCGCTATTCCGCTGAGTCCCATCCCGGGTACGCCTCCCGATTTGTTTGCGCCTCCACCCGGCTGTGCCTTCGCCGCACGCTGTGATTACGCGCTGGAGGTATGCCGCAACTACCAGCCGGCTGAGACAAATGTCCATGGAAGCCATGCAGTCTCCTGTTGGCTCCAGGATCCGCGGGCGAAAAAAATGCTGGCTGCCATGCAGGCACCGACAGGAACCTGA
- a CDS encoding peptide ABC transporter substrate-binding protein, with protein sequence MKKLSTLLLSASLAASMLIAGCSSGQPANNAAPPAANNQTAPTPQDQAAKLLLLNNIKEPTSLDPPIGFDEPSYNILNNLMEGLTRLDADQKPQPAAATEWQISPDGKVYTFKLRDNKWTNGDPVTAQDFEYAWKRMLDPKLASSAAPLAYIIEGAEAYNSGKGSADDVKVKALDDKTLEVTLAQPASWTLLLASNPAFFPVHKATDQKDPKWAAEASTFVGNGPFKLTEWAHDSELKMMKNENYWDAANVTLAGAVWKMIDDENTEYQMFTNEELHRTTTVPADMADQLFKDGKVLVKDGAGTELYRFNVTKEPFDNKNIRKAFSMAIDRQTLVDLVLMRKQKPATGFVSYGLPDANGAGQFREVGGDLTKFDPAEAKKLLEQGMKEKGYTQLPEVTLTYRSGTNYEKTAQALQEMFKQNLGVDVKLQKVEGKVLTDMQKQLQFQLARSSWLPDFGDAINFLDIFQTKSPSNRTGWSNAQFDKLIQDAYKEADDTKRIQMLHDAEKILLDEAPIAPLYFYNTSLLQSDKVSGIESTSLSYTDLRKAVVK encoded by the coding sequence GTGAAAAAATTATCTACACTCCTGTTGTCTGCTTCATTGGCTGCTTCCATGCTGATCGCTGGATGTTCATCCGGCCAGCCAGCGAACAACGCGGCACCGCCAGCTGCCAACAATCAAACGGCTCCAACGCCACAGGATCAAGCAGCCAAGCTCTTGCTCTTGAACAACATCAAGGAACCGACTTCCTTGGATCCGCCGATTGGTTTTGACGAGCCATCCTACAACATTTTGAACAACCTGATGGAAGGGTTGACCCGTCTGGATGCTGACCAAAAGCCTCAGCCTGCAGCAGCGACAGAATGGCAGATCTCTCCGGATGGAAAAGTCTACACCTTTAAACTCCGTGACAACAAATGGACCAATGGAGATCCGGTAACAGCACAAGATTTCGAATACGCATGGAAACGCATGCTCGATCCAAAGCTGGCATCATCCGCAGCTCCTCTCGCTTACATTATTGAAGGAGCAGAAGCGTACAACAGCGGTAAAGGTTCGGCTGATGACGTAAAAGTCAAAGCATTGGATGACAAGACACTGGAAGTTACTTTGGCGCAGCCTGCTTCCTGGACACTCTTGCTCGCTTCCAATCCAGCTTTCTTCCCTGTGCATAAAGCAACGGATCAAAAAGATCCAAAATGGGCAGCAGAAGCGTCTACTTTTGTAGGAAATGGACCATTTAAGCTGACTGAATGGGCACATGACAGCGAATTGAAAATGATGAAAAACGAGAACTACTGGGATGCGGCAAACGTGACCCTCGCTGGTGCCGTTTGGAAAATGATTGACGATGAAAATACCGAGTACCAAATGTTCACCAATGAAGAGCTGCACAGAACGACGACTGTTCCTGCTGACATGGCAGACCAGCTGTTCAAAGATGGAAAAGTCTTGGTGAAAGACGGAGCGGGTACGGAGCTCTATCGCTTCAACGTAACCAAAGAGCCATTCGACAACAAAAATATCCGTAAAGCGTTCAGCATGGCGATTGATCGTCAAACCCTGGTAGATCTGGTGCTGATGCGCAAACAAAAGCCAGCTACCGGTTTCGTTTCCTATGGTCTTCCTGATGCAAACGGAGCGGGTCAGTTCCGTGAAGTAGGCGGCGACCTCACTAAATTCGATCCAGCAGAAGCGAAAAAACTGTTGGAACAAGGCATGAAAGAAAAAGGCTACACCCAATTGCCAGAAGTGACGCTGACTTATCGCAGCGGAACCAACTACGAGAAAACAGCGCAAGCCCTGCAAGAAATGTTCAAGCAAAACCTCGGTGTTGATGTGAAGCTCCAAAAGGTAGAAGGTAAAGTGCTCACGGACATGCAAAAGCAACTGCAATTCCAGCTGGCGCGCTCTTCCTGGCTGCCTGATTTCGGTGACGCAATCAACTTCCTGGACATCTTCCAAACAAAGAGCCCAAGCAACCGTACGGGCTGGAGCAATGCTCAATTTGACAAGCTGATTCAGGATGCGTATAAAGAGGCGGATGATACAAAGCGTATCCAAATGCTGCATGACGCAGAGAAAATCTTGCTGGACGAAGCTCCGATCGCACCATTGTACTTCTACAACACATCCTTGCTGCAAAGCGACAAGGTTAGCGGAATCGAGAGCACATCTCTCAGCTACACTGACTTGAGAAAGGCTGTTGTGAAGTAA
- a CDS encoding mandelate racemase/muconate lactonizing enzyme family protein, producing the protein MIIQAIEVKRISVPLKKPFKTALRTVHNLESILVKITCDNGMVGWGEAAATVVITGDSIESIESAILNTMKPQLIGLNLVSYEQVFHTLHQSMVGNSSAKAAVDIALYDLISQRAGMPLYQFLGGYRQQLETDYTVSVNSPKEMGEDAAAYLKDGFNVLKIKVGKDNIEDDILRIQEIRKAVGNQVKIRLDANQGWNVKEAVRSIRKMEDMGLDIELIEQPVKAHDLEGLKVVTDSVDTPIMADESVFSPAQALQVLRDRAADLINIKLMKAGGIFKAQLINQMAEEHGIPCMVGSMIESRLAVSAAAHFAASKKNITRFDFDAPLMLLHDGIDGGVTYEGRVMTMPDAPGLGIRSVSLWEGRE; encoded by the coding sequence ATGATTATTCAAGCCATCGAAGTAAAAAGAATTTCTGTTCCATTGAAAAAGCCATTTAAAACGGCGTTGCGCACGGTCCATAACTTGGAGTCCATCCTGGTCAAAATCACCTGCGACAACGGCATGGTGGGCTGGGGAGAAGCTGCCGCGACAGTTGTGATTACGGGTGACAGCATCGAGAGCATTGAATCTGCTATCTTGAATACCATGAAGCCGCAATTGATTGGATTGAATCTCGTTTCGTATGAGCAAGTCTTCCATACCCTGCATCAATCCATGGTGGGCAATAGCAGCGCGAAAGCGGCGGTGGACATTGCCCTGTACGATTTGATTTCGCAACGCGCCGGGATGCCTTTGTACCAATTCCTCGGCGGATATCGCCAACAGCTGGAGACCGACTACACCGTAAGCGTAAACTCACCCAAGGAGATGGGCGAGGATGCTGCTGCTTATTTGAAGGATGGCTTTAACGTTCTGAAGATCAAGGTGGGCAAGGATAACATCGAGGATGACATTTTGCGCATCCAGGAAATTCGCAAGGCAGTAGGCAATCAAGTGAAGATTCGTCTTGATGCCAACCAGGGATGGAATGTCAAAGAAGCTGTTCGTTCGATTCGCAAAATGGAGGATATGGGTCTCGACATCGAGCTGATCGAGCAACCGGTGAAAGCTCATGATCTGGAAGGGTTGAAAGTAGTGACGGATTCGGTAGATACACCGATCATGGCCGACGAAAGCGTCTTCTCACCAGCCCAAGCTTTGCAGGTTTTGCGTGACCGTGCTGCCGATCTGATCAATATCAAGCTGATGAAAGCGGGCGGAATTTTCAAGGCACAATTGATCAACCAAATGGCAGAAGAACATGGTATTCCATGCATGGTTGGCAGCATGATCGAATCTCGCCTCGCCGTCTCGGCAGCCGCTCATTTTGCAGCCAGCAAGAAAAACATTACGCGCTTTGACTTTGATGCTCCACTTATGCTCCTGCACGATGGCATTGATGGTGGCGTGACCTACGAGGGTCGAGTCATGACCATGCCGGATGCTCCAGGACTGGGGATTCGCTCTGTCAGCCTGTGGGAAGGGAGAGAATAA